CAATAACTTACAGTTCAAACTTTATACATTCTCTATAATGAAAGGTATTAAACAACCCTGTCTTGCAAGCTCAGAAACAGAGCCCCTAAAGTTTTAAAGCCAATATTCCTCAAATGATTTTTCTACTGCTTCAGCTTTTTTTAGCCATTCCACATAAAGCATTTAAGATTTCAAGGATACATTCCCTCTTTTCCAAGAGCGTCGCCGACCCACTTGCTGGTCATGCTTGCGACCATGAGGGGGACAATGTACTGCAGTCCCCCTGTCAACTCAAACATGATCACCACCAGTGAGACTggggaaaagagaaaaaaagaaatctaaCATGGTACAGAAGCATTAGTATTAAATTGTACATACATCATAATATcgttattatttatcaaaattctgACAACACTGAAATTAGAGCGATACCTCAAAATTTGCTATaaatgtcattttaaatttgCCCACTGACAATGAAAGCTGGGTTTAGAATAAAATTGGTGCAAAGACAATTAACCTGTATACAGCAGCTCACTGTGACCATCATTACCCACCTGTCATTCGAGTCACTCCCCCTAAGGCAGCTGCAGCCCCGACCATGGCGTACAGACCAGGGGTGATTCTACAAAACTGTTTTGACTCGCACATATTCTCAAAGAAAGGGTTGTCATGGTTTGCACTGATAATAAAGAGATATCAAGAGAACTAATAATTAGTAAAAATTTGTACATGCAATTCCAAAATGTTGAAGCATACATAGGTAGATGTAATTTCTTTAGCCAAAAATCCCTTTAgaagttttaaatgttttcaaaatacttaCACCACTATTTGTTCCACACCAATTCCAATCATTCTTCCCATGATTGCACCAACAGCCATGCTAGGAATGAACAACCCACATGGAATCTACAATATCAAGTGTATAAAAAACACTACATTACAATGTACTGTATCTCAAAGAATAATTTGCATCAATgaatattcaatttcaaatcatgtgggattacatgtacatgtatgtgtatttactTTTATGCCAAAAGTGAAAACGGTGATGATTCCTTTGAACACAAGAGCAAGAGCCAGCATCCATAAGGCCTTGTAGACGCCGTCTCCAATGACAGTGCTTGAGGTCATCGTCTTCAGAGAGGTCTGATTCAGCATGTGGGAACTGTAGTTCCTCTTGTAATCACTGCAACCAATCCATTGAAAAACAGTATTACAATTTAAAGTAAAAGTTTACAACACTACTACACTTCCATCTTTCCTCTTGTAATCGTAAGATTAAatgtattacaaaaataaatgtttatcacACTATTAGACTTCTATCTTTTCTATTGTAACCATAAGATTATGATTAATATGCCCTTACAAAATTACTATATGTAGCATGTTACACTATTAACTTTGGTTCATCTTGACATATGTATACTCTTACACAAGTACCGGTACATGCTTTTCATTCTCATATCCTAGCCATTTAATACCTAATAGAATACAAAATTACTATTCTATGCTATGCCactgtaactttttaaaatatattcttctACACACTTAAGATATTTTTACTTAAGTAACcctattttttaatttgcatttacaATTAGCAGAGGAGTAAAAATTcaacagtgaaaaaaaaatcctaccaCAGATCTGTATCGTCCTCTGGTCCACAACGCCCCACCAACATCTTTATCAACTCACTGGTATTTAACCTAAGCAACACAATAACTTATATCAGTCTCTTGATcaaagcattttaaaatcaaactctttttgtgttttttataatttattagcTTCATGAGGTACTGACCTTGTGTATTGGTTTGGATAACTCAGAAGAGCTGTGACAAAGGTGACAACAAGAACCTGTGAAATAAGGACAAACTAGTTAATTCACATGTCTAAACAAAGGTGTAATCGAATGCTACCATTACTAGTCAGAAATTGATAAACACAACAAATGATCAAGGGAGTGGTGGAAGCCTAAATTATCTCCATGTTTTTGACACAGAAATGCTACAGTACATGGTACAGCAATCAATGTCAGATCTATTTATTAAGCTTACCTCTATTATTGGGTAATTTcctaattttgaattttttctgtaTCTGCACCATGCAATGTTTGCTTTTATAAAGAAACTTCCATATAGACCCtgcaatgtattaaaaaaatcattaaatgtttTCTAGGCAAAAGAGAAAGAATTATATCCTCATAATGGAACACAATATAGTTACTGAATAAATCCCTTTCCAAGATAAAAGAACAAGACAGAatcaatatatgaaataaaggcACTTACCCCCAAAACGCCAATAAGCACAAAGGGAATTAACTCCTGTATATACCATGGTTCATTATATTCCACGTAAAACATGACTAGATGGTCATTTCCAAATGGATTGATTGACCTCAGAACAAATGCAGCAGCCAAAGCACAGAAGAATGAACGCCACAATGTTTTCAGTGGAAAATAGTAGCTAACCTAAACACAGAAAAACATGAATTGTTATTTGAATTAAGAATATACACTATCAATAATATATCAATCAAAGTTCAACACAGCAGAAATTTGTTATGAGAGACTATGTACCTCCTCTAAACTAAAGAGCACTCCTCCTATGGGGGCCCCAAAGGCAACACTAACTCCTGCAGCTGATGCAGCagataaaatctaaaatataaaacacacaTTGACTATCTTTATTCCCTGATTACTATTTTCTTTCAGTAAATCTGGTATCAGATGTGTTATACTGTTATACGGATAGCAGATGTCTTGAACACAAATACAAgcaaaacattatttattaaaagtCTGAATTAATGCATGTTTTCTGTGctgtttaaaatctaaaatttccTAAGAATAGCCTGGACTTAATGACctgtaaaaatttatcaaagACCCACCTCTCTCTTTTTGGCCTCATTTGTGCCATATTTTGGAAAAAGATAGGAGAAGACATTTCCGCAGCAGCTGGCTACATGAACAAATGGTCCCTCCTTCCCTAAACTCAGTCCAGCAGATACTGCCAGCATCATTCCTACTGACTTTGTCAGCAAGGTCCACTTCCCTAAGTAGCCTCGAATGATGAAACCGCTCAAtatcgtttttatctacaataaacaattgtacaaaaatcaatttttatgctGTCTTGGGAAAGAAAAAACACAATGTCTTTTAATCTAATTAAGATAAATGTTCGTGGCCATTATTAGACTCTTTGAATCTCCTTAAtatgaagagctctgtataaagataacagttcaaaacttttaaaacttaaatatttcaaattataaaaaagatagGTAGTGGACAAATATGTaagatttaaaatgtaaaaataaatctgatgaTAAGTTGGTTGACCATCCATCCTCCATAAGTAAAGGTGAGCTGACCTCAGGTATACCAGATCCACAGGCATAGGGTGCGAACACCCTGACGAACAGGGCAGCCAGCATCGCGAACACAATGGCCCAcagcatgtatataaaatagGTCACCACATAGGAACCTGCCCCAGATCGGCTTCCTCCAAATATTTCTGACCAGGTTTTCCactgaaaggaaaaatatacCCAATTTCTAgttaataaatgaacatttgtaCAATGTATCAGTCATACTAATATATAGCATAAGAACAAATGCATGAAAAAGGTACAAGTAGGTAATTGGTGTTGGTCATTgtacatactgtggaatcattaaaattcatatagaCAAACTTTggattgtcaattttttttttcaggttcaTGAGGACGTATTTTggtggatatacatgtataatcattaaTGAACTAATACATGTTCACAATTCATTGAGGATGTTAATTCTTGTGTAAGGGGGAGCAAAAAAATCCaggaaaattgagccaccatgaattcTGGTGCTTCTACTGTATAGTATTTGATTAATCCCGGCATTAACCTGTTGACAGTAGTCATCGTTGGCGTCTGTATTACTGACGGACCAGCAGCACTGCTCGCGGTTCAACCAAAATGCCTCCGCACAGATTCCTTCCTTCAGATCGGACATCCAGGTGGCGCCAATGTCAATAATACCCGCACAGAGGCCTACAAACAATCACAAAATTCTAGTAATAGTGGACAAATACAGCTAGGATTTAGAGGATAACTACTGTAGTTCAATATTATGGATATATAATTTGTTCGATGCAAGTTTGACATTTGTGTTTGCTTAATTTGTGATTTGTATTTCAAGATTAGTAAGGTAAATCACCATTATGATGCTGGGGGTGTGTGCTAAATCGAATCTTATTAGAAACAAGGACCAAGGTATCATATCAACATGTATCTACAATTATTTATACTCGTTATAGTTGATTACAGAGTTGATGGATGCATacctttgttttaataaatagattaaataCGGAAAATTAATAATGAGTTTATCAGAAAGAATGacagtttattttatatactatGCAAATTTGATTTGCGAAAAATCCaatatgattacatgtataaatgaaagTTCATGAAAGTAATCATAAAaccatatttacatgtacatagtttcTAATTTCTTCTGACACTCCTTGTCAGTATAGAGGCaatgttaattttcaaaaatcaaatatattcgTTTTATCTTATTCcaatgatttgaaatatataggaattttctgtttacatgtatatctataaaaGGAAATTACAATAGATAtgcaaaaatgtatataaataatattatttaccTATATAAAGGTACAAATCTGGCAAATGaattgttttacaaaagaagATAGAGCTACTCAGATATTTTAGAtcggtacatgtaatacatgtacacgtaaacaaagttacaattttttctAATTGTTTTGTTGCTACTAAATGATATAACTGCTTGAAAGATCTTTGATAACATCTGGTTTCATGCAGTATTTACTATGGAGatatttttgtatcatatttgataatgCGGTAGACTCAACTGAGTAATGAAGTGCATTTGCAGTTCTAATTTTGTAACAAAGATTACACAACATTTTGGAATGAGGGATTTTAAGTCATTCTCTATTTGGGGGGAGCAACTACAATATACACTGTAGGTCTATTATGGAATGTTTACTGGAATCACTAATGTATGTCATACAGTGTATATCTAATCAAAACTCAAGAACATTTATGAAACAGAGTtatatatcataattcatttttctaCAATTTTCATTCATATGTTTAAAAGGAGATTCGATCAATGTGAAAACTGACAACAGCGTCATTCACCCGTAACAATATTTTAGACAGTCAATCACACATATTAAAGATATTACAATCAGGGTCTCAATCAAAATAGCCCCCTATATTGCTTGGGGGGGGGAATAAAAGTATACTATTTAATATGTTGCAGTAACTATATACCAGTACATATAATAAAAGGaagtaaatattatttatttgcataCTAAGAGGAATTCTGAAATCCTTGATTTAGATAATACTTGTACATGTGTAGTTTTCCACAATTAATCTATTTAGTTTAAAAGCATTGTATGCACAAACAATGTAGCATTATTACTACCAGCATCTACAGTTTAGGATGATTAAATTTGCCTTCAATTGTAATACTGGGCATTGACAAATACACACATATAATTCCTTTTCAATGCAATTATTGAAGTAATTGTGTTTTCATTCATGGAAAATGTCAGTGTATATGGATTGTACTGAAGCGAGTTTCGCATGACAATTAATTGACAAATTAGTTTCTCCACTTGAAATACTGTCCCAATGAATGAGTGTTTTGGTCTAGTATGTAAGGTAAGCTACATGTAAAAAGtacaattaataatttaattcctGAGGCAATACAGAATGCATGATTTACAATTCTATCGTCTTCTCTCAGGATATTTTCTTTTTAGGGGATATGCTTGACCTTTAAAGATTAAATGCTGATGAATAGACTATGTAGATGCCTATATACACCTATCTTTACCTATGACATTCAAAAAGTGTAAAAATGACACTACAATATGAATACATTTactggtacagtaaaacacaccTATAATGAAGTGCCAGGGATGGGcgattttacttcgttataaacataattcattatatccatcaAGTTAACAACATGTTATAAGGTCTCGGCTAATGAAAATCACTTTGTTGTAAGCATCAGTTCATTATACGCATGTTCGCTATAACCATgttactgtacatgtaagtaaactGGTATGTACCTGCTGCCACGCCCACGAGTAGCACACACACCCATCCAGACCAAGCATCGTGGGCACTCTTAATCTTCTCCCAGATGCCTTCTTGTTTCTTTTTGATGATGTGGCGGTGTCGCATGCGGTCCCTGGCAATGTCCCGCAGCCAATCAATGGTGTGGAAATCCTCATACTGACCAATCCCTGGTGGAAGATCATCCAAGGTGTCCATGAGGTTGGAAGAACCTGAAATGAGACGATCAGACCTGTTGTACATGCCATATTCtctgtaaaatgaaaatcacCAGCATATACAGATGCAAAAGCAAAGACTCTCTGTAATAAAGTAAATTGTGTTTATTGTTACGGTAAATACATTATTGACAAAAACATAAACTTCTTCAATGTGTCAGGTAAATAATGAAAGAATAATCGTTAAATGCACTGGGGGACGAAACATGTCATGTCTCCGAGGCACAAACATGATTAAGCACATTAACTTGTACACAAGAAGAAGAATGCATGTTTTCAAAATCAAGGTAAAATAAAACTACCTTTCATTCacagaaaaaaggaaaattagAATCACAGCTTTACCTGGGATCGAGTTCTATAGGTCAGGAGTAAATATGTCCACCTGTATATTACAGACTTAGGAGTAACAGAACATGTATTATACCCAGTTAGGCATCATCTATGCCTGGTACACAATTGCCCTCGATCCATAAAACTTTTATCTATGGTAATCATATTCACCCTCTATCAATTCCCGTTTAACTAGAGCTCATTCAGCTGGTTGTATCCTGATATTGTAATTATACATATGAACTTATTTTTAAACACAGGAACTTCACTGACATACCGGTATATGTGTTCTTAATGTTTTTCTGGATTAcgtacattgtaaatattacagCTGCATGAAAATGTCTGGTAAGTTTTAATTGTTCCTTCATAATCATGGGAGGGGAAAGGCATGTAAATTGGAGTAGGTTGGGGGTTGGGTAAGAGAAGTGAATGCTATATCTCCTTCCTGTTAAATCTGTATGGATAAACATAGGGCAAAACTATTGTTATATGAAATAGTATAAAACTTATATACATACAATTACCAGGGTTAATGCCCCCTTGGTCCATCAGATATTCTTGTATCCAACCCTGTTACTAAACTTGTATTCACTGTCAAATTTATCTctcattaaaaatctaaatcatttttCAACTTTGTACGAGAATGAGTAAATGAAACATAACAATTTGACTGCATTCATTCTCACAACATGTAATATTCTCTCAAACTTAGCAACCTTATATGTTCTATGCcagaattacatgtagtacaattATGAAACTAAATTCATTAACATCTGCATAGAAACACCTTTTGTTTTAATAACTGTAACTGTATTTCAGAGGGCACATATTAtaccatttgtatatgtataagATCAATATTTGATTATAATGAATAACTCTCCCCAATATACTGCTATCGAATTAACTGGAGATTATGTTAAATGTGGTAtatgaaggtacatgtaccacTGTACTTGTTAGATTTCctttaaataatcaataaaaatctataaatacTCATAGAGCCATAAAGGTATAGAGAAAAATAcgttttttcaataattatacAACTTAGATTTGTTTTACACCATTTCGTATTAAGTAAAGACATATGagcacaaaatatttcaataaacatgaaaattgcttatcttcaaacttttaacaatttaaacataatcttcttatttaaaatgaaacaataattAATTCAGTAATTAATATGCATTTACTCAAACAGTAGAGTACAGTAAATGACTGTTTAATACCTATAAGTGTATAATATCCATGAACAGGTTGATCCAGCTgttgtgtttgtgtacattggAACAGAAGAAACTgttatacaagtaaatttttaCCCTACTCATTGAtcagttaacataattattgtGACTTACCGGCAattttatcaatacatgtagtaatactaGAGGTCTCTTCAAGCAAGTCAGACTTGTGTTCAGAGACAGTGGTAATAATATCACTAATAAGATCCGTAAATCGCTCCATTGTAGACAAGTCATCTTCAGCCTTCTGTTGTTGATCAGTGGCCGACATCAGCACTGACCAAAGGGGGCCCCCCAACAACGCACTCTAGCTGTCCCAGCGTCCAAGCCACCTGCACCTGTTACAGGACTGTCACGTTCTATTGAACTCTCGTTACTGCACCTCAGTGAACATTCAGGTAAGCAAAGCCTTTCTTAAGAACTGATGACAAATCCATGTTTTAGCCTAGCAGCCATGAGAGAACTTTTCTCTTTCTCTGCCACCTTTTGCAGTGTTGTGCAGTAGGAGTGTTGGTTGACCTCTGCAGACTTTATGTGTGTGGTATGTTTAATTGACAATTATCTGTCCATTTCATAGGCCATGCATGCCCACAGATGACAATTAATTTAATGGTAATTTCTACTCTACAGCTGCCCATGATGTAATTGAAACAGAAACAGTCAATGAGGGACAATCAGAACAGAATGACAAAATAGCATGACATCGTGTAGTGGGACCTTCATTAGGATTTTCCCTTGGGGCTGTAAATTTGCAAGTCTTTCCTTCCAGACATTTTTTCTCATCTATTTTGCGTCATCCTTCTCATCTTTCATGAATTAGCAAAAGAATGCATCTCTGACCATGAGTTTCACAAACTCTAAAGTTGGTCTACATAATTCTCACTACGAATTATTGTGCCATATACCGGAGTgttcaaatggtttttgagatgaataaatgattttcctCTTTCAAACCTGTTGTTGTATTGTCACTTGATGATAATTTTCAAACTTAAACCAATTTTCTATTTATCACAAACATAAAAACATCGATGAAGACTTACTAGAACTGAGGTTTTTAGCGATTTCTTCCTCGTCGGAGTCATGCCAGTGTTCCAACGCTCCAGTCCTGATGTCCAAGAGTTCGTCATCGGTACTGACAGCACTAAATCGTCCGTCTACATTCCCGTTGGCTCCCTCCCGTCGCATGTTGGAATTGTTCCTACTTAATGATTCATCCATGTGTTCTGAAAGAAGAAGGTCTGTCTCCCCAAAATAGTCACCAGCTTCCATTCTCTATCCCTACATAGTCTGTAGTTCTGAAATTgagagaaatcattttattaaaatgatgtaCTATAGATTGTGAATcaaaatgctcaaaataattaatagatTTAAAGCTAATTACCAAAAATCATAAGACATGTGTGCAAAAACtcaattttaaaaccatattgTATGATTTTATCTCCCCCAGTTCTGTATTTTCTTATTGTATAGTCATGCAAGCATGCTATACATTATACAATACATAATTTGATCATATATGAAAATTATCATTGAAATCAGGAGTTGTGATGATGTAATGGATGCTCATTTCATATGGGATAAAGAAATGATGACTAAAGGCATAAAAAACCTGATTTTTTAACAGGCATACTTAATCTTCAGCAACCAAACAATAACTGCcctaattatatataaaagagGATTTACCCTAGTTTCAGGCTACTTGGTTCAACTGCTTATCTATTTTATAATTCATGAAtgaataaccaaaatatttttagatgaGTTGAGGATAGATTTTTCATGtgtaaaaatgttcacattggTCTAACAAGTACATTGGACAAAAAACACATTAATAATGGAATAATCTCTTCGTCTGTTATCAAAAGCGATGACCAGACTCTTTATTGACATTGTACACATTCTAAATGTATGGATAAaaacaacattgtaaaataGCAGTCCTAAAGGGAAActacagatatatgtatatacagttCTCTTAAATCTACTTATCTGTGTATGTTAAgatgttatataaattttaacagAAATTGTATAAGGTTTAGTAACTTTGATGAAACGCACATTCTTCATCATGTAGTTTCACtgaattcaatgtttaaaactgcccccaaaattttgaaaagcttAAAAATGTACATCTGTCAGCATAGGGCACAAATGACACCAAACTGAAAACTTAACTAAGTCACTTgaatgtatgcatagtaatacaCATACTTTTATTTGTAATCAACTTCCTTATCATCATTTACATACGTATATGCAATATATATACGATCACTGAAAATTCAGAATGTTTTGAGAAAActtaaaagttcattttttttttaaagagaacaatattaactttaaaataatttatttataatatatataaatttaacacagatttaatgtattatacatgtaggccTATATGCCCACTGACTTATTTAAATGATCAGTCAGAAAACAcacatttgttgaaaaaatagcatattttaagaaatataccAGTATAATTCAAATGGGAATCTTAGTGCTCCCATTAGTCTCTACATATCTTAATTCAAATATCAGTTGTATCCATAATTGAAGTACAACAATTCGATCATTATAGCTTTATCTACATTAACAATTACAATAGACTTTTAGtttctgttttcaaatttttgaatcTAAAATAAGTGGCCCACAGGCCTTGACAATCACCCGAGTACCTTACCCCTAGATtgacatgttttattatttgatttttttgcaaatgtttggGTTCAAactcaaggggggggggggaacttgCAGGCCTTTAACTGtcaatcttttataatattcagttttatttataaagcCCAAAAAATGCATACAGCTTGTTCCTACAAGACGAGTATACAATGCACAGGATATTAAAGTAGATAAATCCTAAAATAGCTAGAACActtatttgatcaaatattgCCAAGTGACAATTTACCATGTAGTTTTCAAGATGAAGTTattaataaaattgtcaatggatGACACATAGCTATGAccctaaaaataaacaagttcaaTATATGACCATATTTATCAGcctccccctcccctccccccaaaT
The nucleotide sequence above comes from Magallana gigas chromosome 2, xbMagGiga1.1, whole genome shotgun sequence. Encoded proteins:
- the LOC105321555 gene encoding H(+)/Cl(-) exchange transporter 4 isoform X1, with translation MEAGDYFGETDLLLSEHMDESLSRNNSNMRREGANGNVDGRFSAVSTDDELLDIRTGALEHWHDSDEEEIAKNLSSSSSNLMDTLDDLPPGIGQYEDFHTIDWLRDIARDRMRHRHIIKKKQEGIWEKIKSAHDAWSGWVCVLLVGVAAGLCAGIIDIGATWMSDLKEGICAEAFWLNREQCCWSVSNTDANDDYCQQWKTWSEIFGGSRSGAGSYVVTYFIYMLWAIVFAMLAALFVRVFAPYACGSGIPEIKTILSGFIIRGYLGKWTLLTKSVGMMLAVSAGLSLGKEGPFVHVASCCGNVFSYLFPKYGTNEAKKREILSAASAAGVSVAFGAPIGGVLFSLEEVSYYFPLKTLWRSFFCALAAAFVLRSINPFGNDHLVMFYVEYNEPWYIQELIPFVLIGVLGGLYGSFFIKANIAWCRYRKNSKLGNYPIIEVLVVTFVTALLSYPNQYTRLNTSELIKMLVGRCGPEDDTDLCDYKRNYSSHMLNQTSLKTMTSSTVIGDGVYKALWMLALALVFKGIITVFTFGIKIPCGLFIPSMAVGAIMGRMIGIGVEQIVVANHDNPFFENMCESKQFCRITPGLYAMVGAAAALGGVTRMTVSLVVIMFELTGGLQYIVPLMVASMTSKWVGDALGKEGIYDAHILLNGYPYLDSKEEFTHTTLASDVMRPRCARYGSAVRNDPPLSVITQDSMTVEEVDHVLKSTSHNGFPVIVSRESQYLVGFVLRRDLNLALSNALKNQDGIVYNSIVYFTNHVTENPNGPAPLKLRKIIDMAPVTITDQTPMEMVVEMFRKLGLRQTLVTHKGRLLGILTKKDVLRHIAHLENQDPESILFN
- the LOC105321555 gene encoding H(+)/Cl(-) exchange transporter 4 isoform X2, giving the protein MEAGDYFGETDLLLSEHMDESLSRNNSNMRREGANGNVDGRFSAVSTDDELLDIRTGALEHWHDSDEEEIAKNLSSSSSNLMDTLDDLPPGIGQYEDFHTIDWLRDIARDRMRHRHIIKKKQEGIWEKIKSAHDAWSGWVCVLLVGVAAGLCAGIIDIGATWMSDLKEGICAEAFWLNREQCCWSVSNTDANDDYCQQWKTWSEIFGGSRSGAGSYVVTYFIYMLWAIVFAMLAALFVRVFAPYACGSGIPEIKTILSGFIIRGYLGKWTLLTKSVGMMLAVSAGLSLGKEGPFVHVASCCGNVFSYLFPKYGTNEAKKREILSAASAAGVSVAFGAPIGGVLFSLEEVSYYFPLKTLWRSFFCALAAAFVLRSINPFGNDHLVMFYVEYNEPWYIQELIPFVLIGVLGGLYGSFFIKANIAWCRYRKNSKLGNYPIIEVLVVTFVTALLSYPNQYTRLNTSELIKMLVGRCGPEDDTDLCDYKRNYSSHMLNQTSLKTMTSSTVIGDGVYKALWMLALALVFKGIITVFTFGIKIPCGLFIPSMAVGAIMGRMIGIGVEQIVVANHDNPFFENMCESKQFCRITPGLYAMVGAAAALGGVTRMTVSLVVIMFELTGGLQYIVPLMVASMTSKWVGDALGKEGIYDAHILLNGYPYLDSKEEFTHTTLASDVMRPRRNDPPLSVITQDSMTVEEVDHVLKSTSHNGFPVIVSRESQYLVGFVLRRDLNLALSNALKNQDGIVYNSIVYFTNHVTENPNGPAPLKLRKIIDMAPVTITDQTPMEMVVEMFRKLGLRQTLVTHKGRLLGILTKKDVLRHIAHLENQDPESILFN
- the LOC105321555 gene encoding H(+)/Cl(-) exchange transporter 4 isoform X3 yields the protein MDESLSRNNSNMRREGANGNVDGRFSAVSTDDELLDIRTGALEHWHDSDEEEIAKNLSSSSSNLMDTLDDLPPGIGQYEDFHTIDWLRDIARDRMRHRHIIKKKQEGIWEKIKSAHDAWSGWVCVLLVGVAAGLCAGIIDIGATWMSDLKEGICAEAFWLNREQCCWSVSNTDANDDYCQQWKTWSEIFGGSRSGAGSYVVTYFIYMLWAIVFAMLAALFVRVFAPYACGSGIPEIKTILSGFIIRGYLGKWTLLTKSVGMMLAVSAGLSLGKEGPFVHVASCCGNVFSYLFPKYGTNEAKKREILSAASAAGVSVAFGAPIGGVLFSLEEVSYYFPLKTLWRSFFCALAAAFVLRSINPFGNDHLVMFYVEYNEPWYIQELIPFVLIGVLGGLYGSFFIKANIAWCRYRKNSKLGNYPIIEVLVVTFVTALLSYPNQYTRLNTSELIKMLVGRCGPEDDTDLCDYKRNYSSHMLNQTSLKTMTSSTVIGDGVYKALWMLALALVFKGIITVFTFGIKIPCGLFIPSMAVGAIMGRMIGIGVEQIVVANHDNPFFENMCESKQFCRITPGLYAMVGAAAALGGVTRMTVSLVVIMFELTGGLQYIVPLMVASMTSKWVGDALGKEGIYDAHILLNGYPYLDSKEEFTHTTLASDVMRPRCARYGSAVRNDPPLSVITQDSMTVEEVDHVLKSTSHNGFPVIVSRESQYLVGFVLRRDLNLALSNALKNQDGIVYNSIVYFTNHVTENPNGPAPLKLRKIIDMAPVTITDQTPMEMVVEMFRKLGLRQTLVTHKGRLLGILTKKDVLRHIAHLENQDPESILFN
- the LOC105321555 gene encoding H(+)/Cl(-) exchange transporter 4 isoform X4 yields the protein MSATDQQQKAEDDLSTMERFTDLISDIITTVSEHKSDLLEETSSITTCIDKIAGSSNLMDTLDDLPPGIGQYEDFHTIDWLRDIARDRMRHRHIIKKKQEGIWEKIKSAHDAWSGWVCVLLVGVAAGLCAGIIDIGATWMSDLKEGICAEAFWLNREQCCWSVSNTDANDDYCQQWKTWSEIFGGSRSGAGSYVVTYFIYMLWAIVFAMLAALFVRVFAPYACGSGIPEIKTILSGFIIRGYLGKWTLLTKSVGMMLAVSAGLSLGKEGPFVHVASCCGNVFSYLFPKYGTNEAKKREILSAASAAGVSVAFGAPIGGVLFSLEEVSYYFPLKTLWRSFFCALAAAFVLRSINPFGNDHLVMFYVEYNEPWYIQELIPFVLIGVLGGLYGSFFIKANIAWCRYRKNSKLGNYPIIEVLVVTFVTALLSYPNQYTRLNTSELIKMLVGRCGPEDDTDLCDYKRNYSSHMLNQTSLKTMTSSTVIGDGVYKALWMLALALVFKGIITVFTFGIKIPCGLFIPSMAVGAIMGRMIGIGVEQIVVANHDNPFFENMCESKQFCRITPGLYAMVGAAAALGGVTRMTVSLVVIMFELTGGLQYIVPLMVASMTSKWVGDALGKEGIYDAHILLNGYPYLDSKEEFTHTTLASDVMRPRCARYGSAVRNDPPLSVITQDSMTVEEVDHVLKSTSHNGFPVIVSRESQYLVGFVLRRDLNLALSNALKNQDGIVYNSIVYFTNHVTENPNGPAPLKLRKIIDMAPVTITDQTPMEMVVEMFRKLGLRQTLVTHKGRLLGILTKKDVLRHIAHLENQDPESILFN